A stretch of DNA from Methylogaea oryzae:
GCAGCCTATGCAACGGCCGTATTGCTTGCAAGGGCGGAAAACCTCCAGCTCGGCCATGGCGAAGTCGGGATCGAGTAGGTGCCCCACCGGCGCCATGGCGCGGCCGGCGAAAATCCGTGCGCCGTGCCGGGCGTAGCGAAAGCCTTCCTGTTCCAGCGCGGCGAATTCCCGCAGCGGGCCGCCGTGGCTCCAGCCTTCGTACAGGTAATAGTGGCAGCCCCAGACGAAGCCCATCGGGTCGATCAGCAGTTCCGTGGTGCGGCATTCGCATTGCAAGGTCGTGGGATAAATGCCGCGGGCGATGAGATCGGTGGAGAACGGATACAGGTAACGCCCGTAGAGCTTGCCGTCGTGGACGCCGAGAAATTCCTTGGTTTCGAACGGCACGCGGCCTTCGTAGGCCGCTTTCATTTCCGCCGTGACGCGGTTCTGCGGGTGCTCGACCATGTAGATGCCGACATCGCTGTCGGCCTTGCGCGGGGAGATGCGAAAGCCGTAATCCCGCAGCGCTTCGCAGCGCGCCACCAGCGCTTCGAAGCCGCGTCCGTTCCAGGCTCGGTTCATTTCGTCGGCATGATAGCTGACGCGGATGGACGGGTAGGGCGCATCCCGTTGCAGTTTGGCCTGTTGGCCGTTGAGGTAGCGGGCGAATACCTCCGGCTTGAGGGCGAAGTTGGTGAGCAGGTCGAAGTAATGGGGCACTTGGGACAGTATCAGGCCCAGCCCTTGGCCGCCCCAGTACAGCATGGGCTCCCCTCCTTGCAGGGTGATGGGCAGGCCGGGGCGGAAAGGGAGCCTTCGCAGGGCGGCGACCCATTGCTCGGGCGTCAGTCCTTTGCGGGCGGATTTGCCGTCCATCGGGAACAGGGCGTTGCGCCGGCCGAGCTGCTGCGGATCGTTGATGCAATAGCTGCAATTCAGGTTGCATTCGAGCGTGAGGAACAGCCCGATGTAGTTCAGGCTGTCCGGCAGGGGGATGGGGGATAACGCCACTGGGCTCGCTGTGGGTTGGCCGGTGACCGAGGGTGTAGGGGCACGCAGCGGTGCCGTGCTGGGTTGGGCCGCCATGGTGTCGGTGGTGGGGCACCTGGAGGAAATAGTCATTATCCGCTACGTTGCCGTCGAAAATCGCTGTGACTTTGCTGCTATCGGCTTGCCGGTAGGAATCATTAGAGCGTTTTCTCCCGTCGGTAGACTATCGGAGCTTGGCTGCCGCCGGCTTGGGGTTCGCTGGGCGCGGCTGCGGCTATGCCCCGCGGCGGCGGTATGGAATAATGATCGAAATTTCAACACACCACCGAAGTGGCATTGATGGACGAAAACAAACGTAAGGCGCTGGGCGCGGCGCTGCTGCAGATCGAAAAGCAGTTCGGCAAGGGCTCGGTCATGCGCATGGGCGACGTGGCGGCGGTGCGCGATTTGGAAGTGATTCCCACCGGCTCCCTCGCCTTGGATATCGCCCTCGGCGTGGGCGGTTTGCCGCGCGGCCGCATCGTGGAAATCTACGGCCCGGAATCCTCGGGCAAAACCACCCTGACTCTGGAAGTGATCGCCCAGGCGCAGAAGTTGGGCGGTACGGCGGCTTTCGTCGATGCCGAGCACGCCTTGGATCCGTCGTACGCGGAAAAAATCGGCGTCAACCTGGACGACCTGTTGGTGTCCCAGCCCGACACCGGCGAGCAGGCGCTGGAAATCGCCGACATGCTGGTGCGCTCCGGCTCCATCGACGTGGTGGTGATCGACTCGGTGGCCGCACTGACGCCCAAGGCGGAAATCGAAGGCGAGATGGGCGATTCCCACGTGGGCCTGCAGGCTCGCCTTATGTCCCAGGCGCTGCGCAAGCTCACCGCCAACATCAAGCGTTCCAACACCCTGGTGATCTTCATCAACCAGATCCGCATGAAGATCGGCGTCATGTTCGGCAGCCCGGAAACCACCACCGGCGGCAACGCGCTGAAGTTCTATGCTTCCGTGCGCTTGGACATCCGCCGCACCGGCGCCATCAAGGACGGCGACGAGGTAGTGGGCAACGAAACCCGCGTCAAGGTCGTCAAGAACAAGGTCGCCCCGCCTTTCAAACAGGCCGAGTTCGAGATTTTCTACGGCGAAGGCGTGTCCCGCGAGGGCGAGCTGATCGAGTTGGGCGTGCAGCACGAACTGATACAGAAATCCGGCGCTTGGTACAGCTACGGCAGCGACCGCATCGGCCAAGGCAAGGACAACGTGCGCAAATACCTCAAGGAGCATCCCGAAATGACGCGGGAGGTCGAGGCCAAGATTCGCGAAAAAGTCTTCGCCGGCGTGATCGCGGCGCCCGGCCCCAAGGCCGAGGCCGCGGAGATCGAAGACTGACCGACGACGAGGCCAAGGAGGCGCGGCAGTATTGCTTGCGCCTGCTGGCGCGGCGCGAATACAGCGCCGCCGAGTTGCGGGCCAAGCTGGCCGGCCGGGGTTGCGGGCAGGAAGCGGCCGAGGCCGCTTTGGAAGCCTTGCGCCGGGACGGCTGGCAGAGCGACAGCC
This window harbors:
- a CDS encoding radical SAM protein, with the protein product MALSPIPLPDSLNYIGLFLTLECNLNCSYCINDPQQLGRRNALFPMDGKSARKGLTPEQWVAALRRLPFRPGLPITLQGGEPMLYWGGQGLGLILSQVPHYFDLLTNFALKPEVFARYLNGQQAKLQRDAPYPSIRVSYHADEMNRAWNGRGFEALVARCEALRDYGFRISPRKADSDVGIYMVEHPQNRVTAEMKAAYEGRVPFETKEFLGVHDGKLYGRYLYPFSTDLIARGIYPTTLQCECRTTELLIDPMGFVWGCHYYLYEGWSHGGPLREFAALEQEGFRYARHGARIFAGRAMAPVGHLLDPDFAMAELEVFRPCKQYGRCIGCDTKIKNDRFQSYYDRGIPHTSVQIRNIHMPADLLGQIDNLEQTRRFFSATAKEGNAHE
- the recA gene encoding recombinase RecA; this translates as MDENKRKALGAALLQIEKQFGKGSVMRMGDVAAVRDLEVIPTGSLALDIALGVGGLPRGRIVEIYGPESSGKTTLTLEVIAQAQKLGGTAAFVDAEHALDPSYAEKIGVNLDDLLVSQPDTGEQALEIADMLVRSGSIDVVVIDSVAALTPKAEIEGEMGDSHVGLQARLMSQALRKLTANIKRSNTLVIFINQIRMKIGVMFGSPETTTGGNALKFYASVRLDIRRTGAIKDGDEVVGNETRVKVVKNKVAPPFKQAEFEIFYGEGVSREGELIELGVQHELIQKSGAWYSYGSDRIGQGKDNVRKYLKEHPEMTREVEAKIREKVFAGVIAAPGPKAEAAEIED